GGTAGTAtcggtcgccgtcgtcctcgacaaAAAGGTAGTGTTCTTCGTCAGTAGCCGTCGTGCATAGTCCCATGAAGTTATAGTAATAAAATCTGCTGTAGTTGACGCCAGATTTGTTCTTTTGTTCCTCGACGTAGCAATAAAAATTACTTCAGTTAGCCTCTCTAGAACACGTGATTAGATAGTAGGTATGCAAAGAAAGAATCTGGTTTGATCTCTGATGGGTGACTCAGTTAACCTCTCTAGAACACATGATTAGATAATAGGTATGCAAGAAAGAATCTGGTTTGATCTTTGATGGATGAAGTGGGAATACAAGAAACAATCGTCTGCAACTTGTTTTGGCGATCCAGCAGACACGATGCGGCTGATAGTCCTACCGCGTGGTGTGACAAAGGGGGGAATACAAAATTAAACGGTGTGCTATATCCACCATCAAGGATTAAATATCGCTAACCTTCCATTATCAGCCATATAATAACTAGACCAATACATACAAGAAATAAAAATAATTTGGTGTCAGTTGCTGGCAAGGAAAGTTGTAACCATATGGAGGTCGACTTGACCTTACTAATTATGTGCTGGCTAGTTTACCGATGTTAATGTTATATTTTCCGTTTtgcattttcttttcttttctcaaAGTACTAAAAAGTATGAAAATGTTAAACTTCTATAGGTCCAAAATTTTGGTACCTAGTGCAAAGAGAACAAACGCAAATACCCTCTCATTAAGTGGAATACTCCCTCTATTTCAATGCACAAGACATCTTGTTTTCCTTTGACTAAGAATTActccaaatatataaagattaCTGGTATAAAATTAGCATTGTTAGAAAatgtttttcaatacgaatccaacgatactaattgtgTACAATGTAACGCAGATTTTGTGGCTCGTTTCTTTCAGTCAAAGTTCATCTTAAATAGGTGTATCATATTCATTGAAACAGATGTAGTATATAACTTATAAGCCCAAAGACAAGGTTGATTTGGGTATTGATGTCTTTGAGCTCAAGAACAAATATTCACTAGAAAAACTCTATTAAAATAAACTTCACGAATTGTCCATTTTGTAAAGAATTCGTGCACACCAAAGAGGATTCTTTTAGTGTGATTCTTTTGTGGCGCAGAACGGTATGGACATCAGGTTCTGAGAAGACATTTGGTTGGGTGACATATCATTTTCCCATCAATACACATCCTTGTATAATATTACACGGAGGAAAGATGATTTTGTGTCCAGTGTTATGTCGGTACTGTTGTTAAATACTCGATTTCGATGGGCATTGATCATGAATAAGTCGACACATTGGTTACACTTGGTCCAAACTTCAAAGCTTGATGGAGGTATAATTAACTCAAGAACTGGATAAGTTCAAATGGGGGTCTCAGTGCTATTGGTTCCATATCATCAAGTCTGTGTACCATGATCTAATAAATGATCATAGATCCTTATTTACAAAATATATTTGGATTTTAAAGGTCTCACTAAATATAAATATCTTCATGGGATTCCTACGTAAGGACGTTTATTTAAGGGGAAGAGGGGTCTCGAACACAAATCCTTCTAGTAGGAGTGTGGGAGATACCACTAAATGTCAATAATGTCTATTACTACAAATGCACCAAAGGTGGGATCCAAGCTATCTAGTCATCAGCCTCGTTCGGAGAAGCCAAACTCAAGTCAAATTAAGGTAAATGTAGATGGTTCTTTTCACCAAGATACTCATGCGAGTTCGGTGGCTGTGGTGATCCGAGACTCCAGGCTAGGGTTGATTCCTCGCGGCATCAACCATCTTTCTTCTGAATGTACGTAGCCTCTGCTACGGTGGCGGAAGCAATGGCTACGAGTGAAGGGTAGGATTTTGCTAATGTGATCATGGAATCTGACTCCACTGAATCGCCTGTTTAGGAGAAGAAGCATGGTGGGGGTTAATCTTCTGCTGTTTTTGCTGATTGCGTGGATTTAGCTTGTCTCATAAGGTCTTCTTCAAGTATTGTCCCAAAGAAGCAAATGTGGTGGCGCATGAATCACCTAGGAACTGTTTCGCTATTAACTCTTCTTGTAGTTGGACCGACGAGCCACCTAGCAATTCCTCCCGAATGATGTAACTATCATTTAAACTCAAAGCAGCAAGTTGCTTACGTACTCTTATCGTTAGCACGTACCTAAGGGGATGAGGTAGCTTGCTTGTGTAATATAGTGTGtttcaaaagaagaagaaaaaaaaaaagtaTGGGGACTGGGGTTGAGTTCTAGTAATTAAGCTGAACGTAATCAGATGCTAACATGAGCCATGAACTATTTGTATCGTAGTTGACCGTGGTGTCTATTTGTTTGTACCGTAGAAAAGAGTTCATCTTCTTCCGAGCAATTCCCATGGTGGCATTCCACTATGTATGGCGCGGGACATCGAGCTTGTCGCTGGCTGTTCCTCGCGGAAACAGAAGCGATCTTACTGCGAAAAAATCGAGGCTGGCACAAGTCACGGCTGTGGTCGTTGAGAGCGAGCGGGAGACAGCTAATCCAGTCCAGCCCACACGAAACCTCCCCAAAGGCTGGCGAAGAAATCGTCAGCGGAGCCGCCACTGGATCGAGCCGAGCACCCGGCCGCGCCAGTACAAACCCAACCCAACCACCAACCCAGCCGGAGGCGCCgaacgcgccgccgccgtccgtcCGTCCACACGCGCGTCACGTGACGCCACCCGCCTCGTCACCTCCACGCCCCCCGCGCGCCGCCCTGCCCACCCGCCAACAACTCCCGGGGCCCACCGGTCAGCGACCGCCGAGTAAATCTCCAGCCGCGCCGATCCGGTCCAAGACGATCAGCCTCGTTCCAGGCTGTCGCGGCGGTGGTCGTGCTTATCGCCAGCCACGACGCGCCGCTGGCCCCACCGACACCTCAGAAACCGCCACTGACATGTGGGCCACCCCGCCCGTCCGTCCCCATCGCCAGCCCTAGGTTGTCCCGCTGCGCCGCGGGCCCGACCCCACGCGGGACACGCGTCCGGAGACCATAGGGCTCGTGCGGCTGCTCTTTTTAGtccctccggccgccgcctcctcctctccccaaagttcgAACGACAGACCGAGGCGCAGAGCAGACAAGCGCCGACGCACGCAAACACAGGTACCGCTCCCTCGCCCGCCGAACCTCGCCTCGGGTTTATCGTTGTTCTGCTAGATCTCCCGCCGGTCCCGTCCCGATCTGCGCTTGTTTCACGcgattttttttttggtttccaTCTGGATTAATGTTCAGCCAAACATGTCCTTCTGCGCGAAGCTGTAGCCGCGCTTACTGGATGCCACTATATCGCCGTGATCTATTTTATTAGGAGTTGTGGCACGCGCGGATCCCGTCGAGCCCTGCGTTttctgtggggggggggggggggggggggaatcgtTTGATTCAGGTGTACGTTTCTTGTGTAACTGGTGATTGCTTCGTGTATTGATTTGGCCCCTAAAGCGTATTAGATCCGAGGATATGCTCTGATACGGGGAGATTTAGTTAAGCTCCAACTCAACGGACACACTAGTACATCCAAATTTCTCTATTTTAACACCTCTAGTATACAGTTCTTCTACATAATTCAAAGTTCAGACCTTTATTTTTTCTGGCCCTGACCTCTCAGTCAGAGAAACTGGCAGAATTGCCTCTCTCGTGATTCTGCCAGAAAGAGAAACTAGCACAGCTGGTGTCCAATTGTATGACTCTAGTATATGACCGCTATTCTCAACTGTGATCCTGCAGATTTCGGAACAAGTCTTGAACCACCAAGATGGCGGCGCCAGCCGAGCTTTCCCGGGAGGAGAACGTGTACATGGCCAAGCTGGCCGAGCAGGCCGAGCGCTACGAGGAGATGGTCGAGTTCATGGAGAAGGTGGCCAAGACGGTCGACTCGGAGGAGCTCACCGTCGAGGAGCGCAACCTGCTCTCCGTCGCCTACAAGAACGTCATCGGGGCGCGCCGCGCCTCCTGGCGCATCATCTCCTCCATCGAGCAGAAGGAGGAGAGCCGCGGCAACGAGGACCGCGTCACGCTCATCAAGGACTACCGCGGCAAGATCGAGACCGAGCTCACCAAGATCTGCGACGGCATCCTCAAGCTGCTCGAGACCCACCTCGTCCCCTCCTCCACCGCCCCCGAGTCCAAGGTCTTCTACCTCAAGATGAAGGGTGACTACTACAGGTAACAATAATAGTAGTATGATGGCCGGCTCCAGCAAGCAGAGATTCTgcattaattaattaattaattaacgGATTGCGAATTTTCATTGACCTGAATCAATCAATTGTCATTAATATAGGTATCTTGCGGAATTCAAGAGTGGGGCTGAGAGGAAGGATGCTGCTGAGAATacaatggtggcatacaaggctgCTCAGGTTGGATATTTTGTTTCCATATATATATCTAACTATATTGATTTCTTGCTGAAGAATATCATTCTTACTTCTGTAATTTTTGTAAACATGTCCTTGTGATTTGTTTAGCATGCTGTATACTTCCCTTATTTAAATGGTTTGGTTTGTCTACAATCTCTCAGGATATTGCTTTGGCTGAGCTGGCTCCAACTCA
This region of Lolium perenne isolate Kyuss_39 chromosome 2, Kyuss_2.0, whole genome shotgun sequence genomic DNA includes:
- the LOC127335142 gene encoding 14-3-3-like protein GF14-B, whose product is MAAPAELSREENVYMAKLAEQAERYEEMVEFMEKVAKTVDSEELTVEERNLLSVAYKNVIGARRASWRIISSIEQKEESRGNEDRVTLIKDYRGKIETELTKICDGILKLLETHLVPSSTAPESKVFYLKMKGDYYRYLAEFKSGAERKDAAENTMVAYKAAQDIALAELAPTHPIRLGLALNFSVFYYEILNSPDRACNLAKQAFDEAISELDTLSEESYKDSTLIMQLLRDNLTLWTSDITEDTAEDEIREAPKGAAE